A genomic region of Synechococcus sp. NOUM97013 contains the following coding sequences:
- a CDS encoding DUF3188 domain-containing protein, protein MTPPSRQPLHVLLSLAAPLLVLLGLVGLAQREGTDRWQAVPAILVGSGLVIHAVLGRRRRRHKLLVALRSSRLEED, encoded by the coding sequence ATGACCCCCCCGTCGCGTCAGCCCCTGCATGTGTTGCTGTCGCTGGCGGCGCCGCTGCTGGTGCTGCTGGGTTTGGTCGGTCTGGCGCAAAGGGAGGGGACCGATCGCTGGCAGGCCGTTCCTGCCATCCTGGTGGGTTCTGGCCTGGTGATCCATGCGGTATTGGGTCGCCGGCGCCGGCGCCACAAGCTGCTGGTGGCTCTGCGCAGCAGTCGATTGGAGGAGGACTGA
- a CDS encoding HEAT repeat domain-containing protein has translation MASTPPSPADEAPDLDALRAAIGSGDPTLAMPALTQLRFCTDEEAVPLLVLGSEQEAFLVRSLSCSGLGYKRTEQGWTVLETLLRNDGDSNVRAEAANSLASYGVERAWPLLKAAFLADDAWLVRCSILSALAEQPQIDLGWLLELASAAITDADGTVRVSGAEILGRIVREGRDQPIGEQARALLRPLQQDGDHRVVAAALNGLQAA, from the coding sequence ATGGCATCGACACCGCCATCGCCTGCGGATGAGGCTCCGGATCTCGACGCGTTGCGTGCGGCGATCGGTTCCGGCGATCCCACCCTGGCGATGCCAGCGCTCACTCAGCTGCGCTTCTGCACCGACGAAGAGGCGGTGCCGCTGCTGGTGCTGGGCAGTGAGCAGGAGGCTTTCCTTGTGCGTTCCCTGAGTTGCAGCGGCCTGGGTTACAAGCGCACGGAGCAGGGTTGGACGGTGCTGGAGACGCTCCTGCGCAATGATGGTGATAGCAACGTGCGGGCTGAGGCCGCCAATTCGTTGGCCAGTTATGGCGTGGAGCGGGCCTGGCCGCTGCTGAAGGCGGCGTTCCTGGCCGATGACGCCTGGTTGGTGCGCTGCAGCATCCTTTCGGCCCTGGCAGAGCAACCTCAGATCGATCTGGGGTGGTTGCTGGAGCTCGCCTCCGCCGCCATCACCGATGCCGATGGCACGGTGCGGGTCAGTGGCGCCGAAATCCTGGGCCGGATTGTGCGCGAGGGCAGGGATCAACCGATCGGTGAGCAGGCGCGGGCGTTGTTGCGGCCTTTGCAGCAGGACGGCGACCACCGGGTGGTGGCGGCGGCGCTGAACGGCTTGCAGGCGGCCTGA
- the thiC gene encoding phosphomethylpyrimidine synthase ThiC has translation MRASWVESRRGQANVSQMHFARQGVVTEEMAFVAQRENLPESLVMEEVARGRMVIPANINHGNLEPMAIGIASKCKVNANIGASPNASDAEEEVKKLKLAVKYGADTVMDLSTGGVNLDEVRTAIINASPVPIGTVPVYQALESVHGSIERLSEDDFLHIIEKHCQQGVDYQTIHAGLLIEHLPKVKGRITGIVSRGGGILAQWMLYHHKQNPLYTRFDDICEIFKRYDCTFSLGDSLRPGCQHDASDAAQLAELHTLGELTRRAWKHDVQVMVEGPGHVPMDQIEFNVKKQMEECSEAPFYVLGPLVTDIAPGYDHITSAIGAAMAGWHGTAMLCYVTPKEHLGLPNADDVREGLIAYKIAAHAADIARHRPGARDRDDELSRARYAFDWNKQFELSLDPERAKEYHDETLPADIYKQAEFCSMCGPKHCPMQTKITDEDLEGLEKVLEAKGGAELAGVKMDKAD, from the coding sequence ATGCGTGCTTCCTGGGTTGAGTCCCGTCGCGGACAAGCCAACGTGTCGCAGATGCACTTCGCCCGGCAGGGTGTGGTGACCGAGGAAATGGCCTTTGTGGCCCAACGGGAGAACCTGCCCGAATCGCTGGTGATGGAGGAGGTCGCCCGGGGCCGGATGGTGATCCCCGCCAACATCAACCACGGCAATCTGGAGCCCATGGCGATCGGCATCGCCAGCAAGTGCAAGGTGAACGCCAACATCGGTGCCTCACCCAATGCCTCCGACGCCGAGGAGGAGGTGAAGAAGCTGAAGTTGGCGGTGAAATACGGTGCCGACACGGTGATGGATCTCTCCACCGGTGGCGTGAATCTGGATGAGGTACGCACCGCGATCATCAACGCCTCACCGGTGCCCATTGGCACCGTGCCCGTTTATCAGGCACTCGAGAGCGTGCATGGTTCGATCGAACGCCTCTCGGAAGACGACTTCCTGCACATCATCGAGAAGCATTGCCAGCAGGGCGTCGATTACCAGACCATCCACGCTGGTCTGCTGATTGAGCACCTGCCCAAGGTGAAGGGCCGGATCACCGGCATCGTCAGCCGTGGTGGCGGCATCCTGGCTCAGTGGATGCTGTACCACCACAAGCAGAACCCGCTCTACACCCGCTTCGACGACATCTGCGAGATCTTCAAGCGCTACGACTGCACCTTCTCGCTGGGCGATTCGCTGCGTCCTGGCTGTCAGCACGATGCCTCTGATGCGGCACAGCTGGCGGAGCTGCACACCCTGGGTGAGCTGACGCGCCGCGCTTGGAAGCACGATGTGCAGGTGATGGTGGAGGGTCCCGGCCATGTGCCCATGGACCAGATCGAGTTCAACGTGAAAAAGCAGATGGAGGAGTGCAGCGAAGCGCCCTTCTATGTGCTCGGCCCTCTGGTCACCGACATCGCACCTGGTTACGACCACATCACCTCCGCCATCGGTGCCGCCATGGCCGGCTGGCATGGCACGGCGATGCTCTGCTACGTGACGCCCAAGGAGCACCTGGGTCTGCCCAATGCCGATGATGTGCGCGAAGGCCTGATCGCTTACAAAATCGCTGCTCACGCTGCTGATATCGCCCGTCATCGCCCCGGTGCCCGCGATCGCGACGATGAGCTCAGTCGTGCCCGCTATGCCTTCGACTGGAACAAGCAATTCGAGTTGTCTTTGGATCCCGAGCGGGCCAAGGAATATCACGACGAAACGCTGCCGGCCGACATCTACAAGCAGGCGGAGTTCTGCTCGATGTGCGGTCCCAAGCACTGCCCGATGCAGACCAAGATCACTGATGAGGATCTTGAAGGTCTGGAGAAGGTGCTGGAGGCCAAGGGTGGTGCCGAGCTCGCCGGCGTGAAGATGGACAAGGCTGACTGA
- a CDS encoding UDP-glucuronic acid decarboxylase family protein yields the protein MIRNLITGGAGFLGSHLCDRLMDAGEEVICLDNYFTGRKSNIGQWIGHPRFELIRHDVTEPIQLEVDRIWHLACPASPVHYQFNPIKTAKTSFLGTYNMLGLARRVGARLLLASTSEIYGDPEVHPQPENYRGSVNTIGLRSCYDEGKRIAETLCFDYRRMHNTEVRVMRIFNTYGPRMLPDDGRVVSNFIVQALKGEALTLYGDGSQTRSFCYVDDLIEGMIRLMNGDHTGPINIGNPGEFTIRQLAELVRERINPKLELITKPLPQDDPMQRQPVIDLAREQLGWEPRISLQEGLQPTIDWFKSALDA from the coding sequence ATGATCCGCAACTTGATCACCGGTGGGGCTGGATTCCTCGGCTCACATCTGTGTGACCGGCTGATGGATGCTGGCGAAGAAGTGATCTGTCTCGACAACTATTTCACCGGTCGTAAGAGCAATATTGGTCAATGGATTGGCCATCCTCGTTTTGAGTTGATCCGTCACGACGTCACAGAACCCATCCAACTGGAAGTTGATCGGATCTGGCATCTGGCTTGCCCGGCATCACCCGTGCACTACCAGTTCAATCCCATCAAAACCGCCAAAACCAGTTTTCTTGGCACCTACAACATGCTCGGCCTCGCCCGCCGCGTTGGGGCCCGCTTGCTACTGGCGAGCACCAGTGAAATTTACGGCGATCCAGAAGTGCATCCTCAACCGGAAAACTATCGCGGCTCCGTGAACACGATCGGGCTCCGCAGTTGCTACGACGAAGGCAAGCGCATTGCCGAAACCTTGTGTTTTGACTACCGCCGGATGCACAACACCGAAGTGCGTGTCATGCGAATTTTCAACACTTATGGCCCACGCATGCTTCCCGATGATGGACGGGTCGTCAGCAACTTCATCGTGCAGGCCCTGAAGGGTGAAGCATTAACCCTCTATGGAGACGGCAGCCAAACACGATCCTTCTGCTATGTGGATGACTTAATCGAGGGCATGATTCGCCTGATGAATGGTGACCACACCGGTCCCATCAACATCGGCAATCCCGGAGAGTTCACTATCCGCCAGCTCGCTGAATTGGTGCGCGAACGCATCAATCCGAAGCTTGAACTGATCACCAAACCGCTGCCTCAAGACGACCCGATGCAACGGCAACCGGTCATCGACCTGGCAAGAGAACAACTGGGATGGGAACCCCGAATCTCTCTTCAGGAAGGTCTTCAGCCCACCATCGACTGGTTCAAATCAGCACTTGACGCGTGA